TTCCACCATCGGTCGACGTGGACGACGTGGTTGGCGGCGGTGAGGTTGAGGCCGGTGCCGCCCGCCTTCAGGGTCGCGATCATCGCGGGCGGGCCGTCGCCGCCCTGGAATCGGTCGACCATCTGATCGCGGTCGGTGCGTGTGCGGCCGCCGTGCAGCACCGGGATGGGCTCGCCGAGATACGGTTCGAGCCAGTCGGAGAGCAGTTCACCGAACGCGGCGAACTGGGTGAAGATCAGCGCGCGGTCGCCCTCGGCGGCCGCGGTCGTCAGGATGTCGACGAGGAGTTCGACCTTGCCCGACCGGTGGCGGTCGCGGCGCAACAGCCCCGACCCGTCACCGAGATAGTGGGCGGGATGGTTGCAGACCTGCTTGAGGCGGGTGAGTGCCGCGAGGATGTTGCGTCGTCGGATCGTGCGCTGCTGCTTGCTGCGCAACGCGTCCATGAGCTCGTCGATGACGGCGCGATAGAGCGCCGCCTGCTCGACGGTGAGGTTGGCGCGGACGGTGATGTCCGTCTTCTCAGGCAGGTCGGTGATGATCGACGGGTCGGTCTTCTCGCGTCGCAGGATGAACGGACGGGTGAGAGCGCCCAGTCGCCGGATCGCCGCGGCGTCGCGGTCGCGTTCGATGGGCTCCGCGAATCGGGCGCGGAAACGCGACGCGGAACCGAGCAGTCCCGGATTGACCAGGTCGATCACCGCGCGCAGGTCCTCGAGCCGGTTCTCCACGGGGGTGCCGGTGAGTGCGATGCGGTGGTCGGCCGGTAGCGCCCGCAGCGCTTTGGCGGCCTTGGTGGCGACGTTCTTCACGTGCTGTGCCTCGTCGACGACGATTCGTCGCCACGGGTGCCCGCCGAGGAGCCGCCGGTCGCGGGTCGCCGTCGCAAAGGTCGTCAGGACGACGTCGGCATCCGCGTGAAGGGCGGCGAAGGTCGCACCACCCGCCCGGGCGACCCCATGGTGCACGACGACACGAAGGTGAGGTGCGAAACGCGCGATCTCCCGCTCCCAGTTGCCGACGACCGACATCGGGCACACGACGAGCGTCGGCCCGGTCCCCGGTGCCGTGGAGTCCGGCTTCTCGTGACAGAGCAGAGCGATGACCTGCAACGTCTTGCCCAGGCCCATGTCGTCGGCGAGGACTCCGCCGATCCGGTTCGCGGACAGGTACGCCAGCCAGTCGAGTCCCCGCTGCTGGTACGGGCGCAACTCGGCGTGCAGCGACGGCGGGGGAGTGATCGGTGTCGGCCGCAGCGCGCCGCCCGCGGCGATGTCGTCGAGCCACGCGAGTCCGTCGATCGACGTGACCGGGACCGGCACGGTGTCCACGACCAGGTTGAACAGTTCGCCGAGGTCGGCCGGATGATCGGACGCCGCCTGTGCCCGTTGGGCGACGACGAAAGCGGCGGCCCGGGTGAGGGCGGCACCCTCCGCACGCATCCACACCCCGCGCACCCGGACCAGATCGCCCTGCCGGCGCGCCAGATCCGCCAGGTCGGCATCGGAGAGGGTCGAGGCCGCGGGATCGTCGCCGAGCGCGAGTCGCCACTCGAACTCGCCGACCTCCGCCGCCCCGATCTGGGCGGCACGACCGGTGCTGGTCGCCACCGGCCGTGCGCGAAGACCGAGGGTGGGACGGACCTCGGCGATGGTGCGGGGCAGCAGGACCGGGCAGCCGGCATCGGTCAGTGCAGACGCCCCGGCCGCGAAGAGACGTTCCACGGTCGGTGTCGTCAGCAGGAAATCCAGGGTGTGCCGATCGGGTTCGGCCTGCGACAGTTCGGGGAACGCCCGCACCGCCGTGGCGAGGCCGCTGGTGACACGATCGAGTTCGTGGGTGTCGAGGCGGTGCGGGACCACGGGCACGATCCGGCCGTCGGAGACCCGGCGACACACCTCGAGGCGCCACCGCGCGGAGTCGGCGTCCGCGTGCGGTCGCCAGGCGTCCTCGGGCTCCTCGTCGGGTTCGTGAAGTCTCAACACGACCATCGAATCATCCTGTGGTGCAGTGGAGTTCCACTGCATCCAGGCGCCGGCGGAGGACCGCAGCCGGGTCCGCTTCTCGGCGAGGTCGGCAACGTCGGGACCGAGTGCGTGGACGAGCCATCCCGCGGGGTGGTCGTGGGTGTCGATCGGTCCGCCGGCCGCGATGCGTCCACGGCACTCGTGATCGACGAGTTCGGCGATCAGATCGGCGGTCGCCTCGGAGCCGCCGTTGTCCGCGACGACCGACGGGGCGGTGGTGGAGACGACGGCCATCCAACTGCGCCACGACGTCGTCGGCACCGCCTGCCAGCGAAACAACGGCTCGCCGCCGATCTCGGCGACTCCCGGCGCCACCGCACCGGCCCCGACGTGCCGGCGGACCCCGTCGAGGAGGTATCGATACCAGGTGATCTCACCGCTGACCGGGTGCGGTCGGGTCAGATCCAGGAAGCCGACGGTGGACGCGGCGCCGAGCGTGATCGTGCGGACGAAGTCGCGATGCCCCGTCTCGCCGATGATCGCGGCCTCGCGCCGCGAGCGACGACTCGACAGTTGATCGGCGATCTCGCGCGGTAGGTCGTCCGGTCCGGCATCCGGATGGGCCCACCACAGAGCCAGACCGACGCCCGGCCGCCAGAGTGCGTGCAGCGGCAGGGTGCGTGTGGTCGCGGCGGTCGTCGAGTCGGTGTCGGTCGACCTATTTCGTCGTGAATCGAGTGGCATCGAGGATCATGACCACCCTATCGTCGGCGTCCGACGGCGGCTGCGTGTCGGCGACGCCGTATCGCTTGCCGAACCGTCCGGACTGACCGTGGCCAAGGCACCGACGATGGGCCGCTCGAGGAGATCCGCGTAATCGGCGGGAGCTTGGAGATCACGCCCCTACCGCAACCCCAACGGTAATAATCAGTGTGGGTGCGCGTCGGTGCGTTTCCCCGCCCGCCGACCGACGATCAGGCCGAGACCTCGTTCAGCCTGCCGGTGGCGACGTCGAAGACGAACCCGCGCAGCGAACTGGTCTTCGTGATGAACGGGCTGTTCTTGATCCGGGTGATCGACTGCCGCACGTCCTCGTCGAGATCTCCGAACGCCTCGGCGGCCCACTCCGGCTTCTGGCCGGTCTCGGTCTGGATGTCGCGCTTGAAATCGTCGTCGGTGAACGTGAGCATGCCGCAGTCGGTGTGGTGGATCAGGATGATCTCGGTGGTGCCCAGCAGTCGCTGGCTGATCGCGAGGGAGCGGATCTCGTCATCGGTGACGACGCCGCCGGCATTGCGGATGACGTGCGCCTCGCCGTCGTTCAGGCCGAGGATGCGGTAGACATCGAGCCGGGCGTCCATGCAGGCGACCACCGCGACATGCTTGCTCGGCGGCAAGGGGAGC
This sequence is a window from Gordonia insulae. Protein-coding genes within it:
- a CDS encoding DEAD/DEAH box helicase produces the protein MPLDSRRNRSTDTDSTTAATTRTLPLHALWRPGVGLALWWAHPDAGPDDLPREIADQLSSRRSRREAAIIGETGHRDFVRTITLGAASTVGFLDLTRPHPVSGEITWYRYLLDGVRRHVGAGAVAPGVAEIGGEPLFRWQAVPTTSWRSWMAVVSTTAPSVVADNGGSEATADLIAELVDHECRGRIAAGGPIDTHDHPAGWLVHALGPDVADLAEKRTRLRSSAGAWMQWNSTAPQDDSMVVLRLHEPDEEPEDAWRPHADADSARWRLEVCRRVSDGRIVPVVPHRLDTHELDRVTSGLATAVRAFPELSQAEPDRHTLDFLLTTPTVERLFAAGASALTDAGCPVLLPRTIAEVRPTLGLRARPVATSTGRAAQIGAAEVGEFEWRLALGDDPAASTLSDADLADLARRQGDLVRVRGVWMRAEGAALTRAAAFVVAQRAQAASDHPADLGELFNLVVDTVPVPVTSIDGLAWLDDIAAGGALRPTPITPPPSLHAELRPYQQRGLDWLAYLSANRIGGVLADDMGLGKTLQVIALLCHEKPDSTAPGTGPTLVVCPMSVVGNWEREIARFAPHLRVVVHHGVARAGGATFAALHADADVVLTTFATATRDRRLLGGHPWRRIVVDEAQHVKNVATKAAKALRALPADHRIALTGTPVENRLEDLRAVIDLVNPGLLGSASRFRARFAEPIERDRDAAAIRRLGALTRPFILRREKTDPSIITDLPEKTDITVRANLTVEQAALYRAVIDELMDALRSKQQRTIRRRNILAALTRLKQVCNHPAHYLGDGSGLLRRDRHRSGKVELLVDILTTAAAEGDRALIFTQFAAFGELLSDWLEPYLGEPIPVLHGGRTRTDRDQMVDRFQGGDGPPAMIATLKAGGTGLNLTAANHVVHVDRWWNPAVEDQATDRAYRIGQQQRVQVHRFLCVGTLEERIDEMISAKRELSRLTVSAGENWLSDLGDDELFDLFRLRDEAVSE
- a CDS encoding beta-class carbonic anhydrase, which translates into the protein MSVTDQYLANNVAYAADFTGPLPLPPSKHVAVVACMDARLDVYRILGLNDGEAHVIRNAGGVVTDDEIRSLAISQRLLGTTEIILIHHTDCGMLTFTDDDFKRDIQTETGQKPEWAAEAFGDLDEDVRQSITRIKNSPFITKTSSLRGFVFDVATGRLNEVSA